In Campylobacter sp. 2014D-0216, the following proteins share a genomic window:
- the uppS gene encoding polyprenyl diphosphate synthase, with protein MNELKHLAVVMDGNRRWARKNGLLEKIGYSHGAKVVEKIIEVCIDEKIQNLTLYAFSTENWQRPKEEVEFLFKLLNKYLDESLPKFIANEVRFKAIGNLSLLDELTLQKIHHFQEQTQAHEKLCVNLAISYGGKDEIVRAVKRVLEKNLEINEANIQAHLDLSEDVDLFLRVGSAKRISNFLLWQSSYAEIYFSQTLFPALTKKEIANIIGEFKKRKRTFGK; from the coding sequence ATGAATGAACTAAAACATCTTGCTGTGGTAATGGATGGCAATAGAAGATGGGCAAGAAAAAATGGACTTTTGGAAAAAATAGGATATAGTCATGGTGCAAAGGTTGTAGAAAAGATAATAGAAGTTTGCATTGATGAGAAAATTCAAAATTTAACCCTTTATGCTTTTAGTACAGAAAATTGGCAAAGACCTAAAGAAGAAGTGGAATTTCTTTTTAAATTACTAAATAAATATTTAGATGAGTCTTTGCCAAAATTTATTGCCAATGAAGTGCGTTTTAAGGCTATAGGAAATTTAAGCCTTTTAGATGAATTGACTTTGCAAAAAATACATCATTTTCAAGAACAAACCCAAGCTCATGAGAAATTGTGCGTGAATTTGGCTATTTCTTATGGGGGTAAAGATGAAATAGTAAGAGCGGTTAAAAGGGTGCTTGAAAAAAATCTTGAAATCAATGAAGCAAATATACAAGCCCATTTGGATTTAAGTGAAGATGTGGATTTGTTTTTAAGAGTTGGAAGTGCAAAGCGTATTTCTAATTTTTTATTATGGCAGTCAAGCTATGCAGAAATTTACTTTAGTCAGACTTTATTTCCAGCACTAACTAAAAAAGAAATCGCAAATATTATTGGTGAATTTAAAAAGCGCAAAAGAACCTTTGGTAAATGA
- the coaBC gene encoding bifunctional phosphopantothenoylcysteine decarboxylase/phosphopantothenate--cysteine ligase CoaBC: MKTILLAVSGSIAFYKAYELISLLKKEGFRVKVLLSLGVMNFATKLSFEALADELLCQENESWQNTNNHIAFSKDCDGVLFAPASVNSINKLNYGIADNLFIQTLMAVDKSKPFLIAPAANTKMYLHFSTQTSLKNLKDQGCIIIDPVVKTLACKDEGLGALAELDSIISALKRSLMQEDFFKNKSFVISGGGTKEKIDDVRCISNFSSGKMAKAIADALYFLGARVVLVSSVDFKTPYALEKFESSLELKEKLEKYKDFDVLIMAAAVSDFTLEAYKGKIKKNEHPNGLDLSLKLNEDILKNLDFKGKKIGFKMEFDPQNALENAKKSLIDKKLDMVCLNVLDEHMGFGSDENSICFITHKHTFQSAKEKKEKLAFILADELRKLW, encoded by the coding sequence ATGAAAACCATCTTGCTAGCAGTAAGCGGAAGTATCGCCTTTTATAAAGCTTATGAGCTTATTTCTTTATTAAAAAAAGAGGGCTTTAGAGTTAAGGTTTTGCTTAGTTTGGGTGTGATGAATTTTGCAACCAAGCTTAGTTTTGAAGCTTTAGCAGATGAGCTTTTGTGTCAAGAAAATGAGAGTTGGCAAAATACAAATAATCACATCGCTTTTAGTAAAGACTGTGATGGGGTGCTTTTTGCGCCTGCTAGTGTTAATTCTATTAATAAATTAAACTACGGGATAGCAGATAATTTGTTTATCCAAACTTTAATGGCGGTGGATAAAAGCAAACCGTTTTTGATTGCTCCTGCTGCAAATACAAAAATGTATTTGCACTTTAGCACTCAAACATCTTTAAAAAATTTAAAAGATCAAGGTTGTATCATTATAGATCCTGTAGTAAAGACTTTAGCTTGCAAAGATGAGGGCTTGGGTGCTTTGGCTGAGCTAGATAGCATTATAAGTGCTTTAAAAAGAAGTCTAATGCAGGAGGATTTTTTCAAAAATAAAAGCTTTGTTATCAGTGGTGGCGGTACTAAAGAAAAGATCGATGATGTAAGATGTATTAGTAATTTTTCAAGTGGTAAAATGGCAAAGGCTATTGCCGATGCTTTGTATTTTTTAGGTGCAAGAGTGGTGTTGGTGAGTTCGGTGGATTTTAAAACACCTTATGCATTGGAAAAATTTGAATCTTCTTTAGAATTAAAAGAGAAGTTAGAAAAATACAAAGACTTTGATGTGTTGATTATGGCGGCTGCTGTGAGTGATTTTACTCTTGAAGCTTATAAGGGGAAGATTAAGAAAAATGAACATCCAAATGGACTTGATCTAAGTTTAAAACTCAATGAAGATATATTGAAAAATTTGGATTTTAAAGGCAAAAAAATAGGCTTTAAAATGGAATTTGATCCGCAAAATGCTTTAGAAAATGCTAAAAAATCTTTAATAGATAAAAAGCTAGATATGGTGTGTTTGAATGTTTTAGATGAGCATATGGGCTTTGGAAGTGATGAAAATAGCATTTGTTTTATCACTCATAAACATACTTTTCAAAGTGCAAAAGAAAAAAAAGAAAAACTTGCTTTTATTTTGGCTGATGAATTAAGGAAGCTTTGGTGA
- the glmU gene encoding bifunctional UDP-N-acetylglucosamine diphosphorylase/glucosamine-1-phosphate N-acetyltransferase GlmU codes for MKISVLILAAGLGTRMKSQNPKVLQKIGSKAMILHILKQAYKISDDVCVVLSHQKEKVEQVVLEHFPSTRFLEQDLQNFPGTAGALRGYESKHEKVLILCGDMPLVKAEDLEKIALNESDFNVAVFDAKDPKSYGRIVLKENKIQKIVETKDASKEELAISVCNSGVYAIKASILKEVLPLIKNENKAKEYYLTDAVYLAREKGYEIDAVFVNEQDFMGVNDKVELSLAQDLMQEAIKKEWMRQGVIFHMPATTFISDDVEFVGECEVYENVRIEGKSKIINSIIKSSSVIEDSVVENSDVGPLAHLRPKCQIKNTHIGNFVECKNALLNGVKAGHLSYLGDCEIDEGTNIGCGTITCNYDGVKKHKTKIGKNVFVGSDTQFIAPVEIENEVIIAAGSTVYKNVAKGSLYINRAKAQTIEEFFYKKLGKK; via the coding sequence ATGAAAATTTCTGTGCTTATTTTGGCTGCTGGACTTGGCACGCGTATGAAATCACAAAACCCAAAAGTGCTTCAAAAAATCGGATCAAAAGCGATGATTTTGCATATTTTAAAACAAGCATATAAAATCAGCGATGATGTATGCGTGGTGCTTTCACATCAGAAAGAGAAAGTGGAGCAGGTGGTTTTGGAGCATTTTCCTAGCACGCGTTTCCTAGAGCAAGACTTGCAAAATTTTCCAGGTACTGCAGGAGCTTTAAGGGGCTATGAGAGTAAGCATGAAAAAGTTTTGATTTTATGTGGAGATATGCCTTTGGTAAAGGCAGAGGATCTAGAGAAAATAGCCTTAAATGAGAGTGATTTTAATGTAGCTGTTTTTGATGCTAAGGATCCAAAAAGCTATGGAAGAATAGTGCTAAAAGAAAATAAAATTCAAAAAATCGTAGAAACAAAAGACGCAAGCAAGGAAGAACTTGCTATAAGCGTTTGCAATAGCGGAGTTTATGCCATCAAAGCTTCGATTTTAAAAGAAGTGTTGCCTTTGATAAAAAATGAAAACAAAGCCAAAGAGTATTATCTCACTGATGCGGTGTATTTAGCAAGAGAAAAAGGCTATGAAATCGATGCGGTGTTTGTGAATGAGCAAGATTTCATGGGGGTAAATGATAAGGTTGAGCTTTCTTTGGCACAAGATCTTATGCAAGAAGCGATTAAAAAAGAATGGATGAGGCAAGGGGTGATTTTTCATATGCCTGCGACGACTTTTATTTCAGATGATGTAGAGTTTGTAGGTGAGTGCGAGGTGTATGAGAATGTGCGCATAGAAGGAAAATCAAAAATTATTAACTCTATCATCAAAAGTTCTAGTGTGATTGAAGATAGTGTGGTGGAAAATAGCGATGTAGGGCCTTTGGCGCATTTGCGTCCAAAATGTCAGATTAAAAACACTCATATAGGAAATTTTGTTGAGTGTAAAAATGCTTTACTTAATGGAGTTAAGGCGGGGCATTTGAGTTATCTAGGTGATTGTGAGATTGATGAGGGAACTAATATAGGTTGTGGCACGATTACTTGTAATTATGATGGGGTTAAAAAGCATAAAACTAAGATAGGTAAAAATGTTTTTGTAGGTTCTGACACGCAGTTTATTGCTCCGGTTGAAATAGAAAATGAAGTGATCATTGCAGCAGGAAGCACGGTGTATAAAAATGTAGCCAAAGGGTCTTTGTATATCAATAGAGCTAAAGCGCAAACCATAGAAGAGTTTTTCTATAAAAAATTAGGAAAAAAATGA
- the fliP gene encoding flagellar type III secretion system pore protein FliP (The bacterial flagellar biogenesis protein FliP forms a type III secretion system (T3SS)-type pore required for flagellar assembly.), which produces MRVLFILFLSSLALLGAEATIPTVNLSLSAPSSPQQLVTTLNIVIVLTILALAPTIIFVMTSFLRLVVVFSFLRTALGTQTMPPNTILVTLALILTFFIMEPVATKSYNEGIKPYIAEQIGYEEAFAKSVKPFKDFMLKNTREKDLALFYRIRNLENPKTIDDVPLTVLVPAFMISELKTAFEIGFLLFLPFLVIDMVVSSVLMAMGMMMLPPVMISMPFKLLIFVLVDGWNLLIQNLVKSFLT; this is translated from the coding sequence TTGAGGGTTTTATTTATTTTGTTTTTATCAAGCTTAGCTCTTTTAGGTGCTGAAGCAACCATACCAACTGTAAATTTAAGTCTTAGTGCACCAAGTAGCCCTCAACAACTTGTAACCACTTTAAACATTGTCATAGTTTTAACCATACTCGCACTTGCACCGACAATCATTTTTGTAATGACTTCATTTTTAAGACTTGTAGTGGTGTTTTCTTTCTTAAGAACGGCCCTTGGTACTCAAACCATGCCACCTAACACCATTTTAGTAACCCTAGCTTTAATCTTAACTTTTTTCATCATGGAACCTGTGGCTACAAAATCATACAACGAAGGTATAAAACCTTACATCGCAGAACAAATCGGCTATGAAGAAGCTTTTGCAAAAAGTGTAAAGCCTTTTAAAGATTTTATGCTTAAAAACACAAGAGAAAAAGATTTGGCTCTTTTTTATCGGATTAGAAATTTAGAAAACCCAAAAACCATCGATGATGTACCTTTGACAGTTTTAGTTCCTGCTTTTATGATCAGCGAGTTAAAGACGGCTTTTGAAATAGGCTTTTTACTTTTCTTGCCTTTTTTGGTAATTGACATGGTAGTAAGCTCGGTACTAATGGCCATGGGTATGATGATGTTACCTCCTGTGATGATTTCCATGCCTTTTAAGCTACTCATATTTGTACTTGTAGATGGGTGGAATTTGCTCATACAAAATTTAGTCAAAAGCTTTTTAACCTAG
- a CDS encoding bifunctional anthranilate synthase component I family protein/class IV aminotransferase — protein MEFAIFGKHLFTDLAFKLKAHNQKESKKAFKIIEKNQNKYYFVGYIQYEFHKYLEDKNYQSKEPFLYFFAYKTRKKFSNKTQALDFYPQFTRELDQEQYFQNFEKVKQAIAKGQSYQVNLTQELHLQSNLNMYESFLSLYSKQDTPYKAYMKNEFLELASFSPELFFKIKNNKITTKPMKGTIKRSGDPEEDENFKAFLKQDEKTISENVMIVDLLRNDISKLIKKNSLKCKLFEVKTYPTLHQLISKISGTLKPKSTYFKIFKALFPCGSITGAPKLETIKLIQSLEQRERGIYCGAIGFIHKNKAKFSVAIRTLEQKNHENHLKYGVGSGLVWDSQKQDELEELKLKSKILKPDFYLFETMYYKDHFVLFFKEHLTRLLNSAKFFDFNTQKIMHDFKNILTQKDKKTHFKSLQSFNEAVFNKAFFLTKSHFNPKGQKALKLKLFKNGSYELEFSDLHNNPSTKILLSKDKLKPTLLTHHKTSLRSLYQAHAPLWQKHHCYDVVFFNDQNLLCEGSRTNIIVKIHNEYFTPYAKHCLNGIYRQALLKHKLIKEKNITQDELLNAEEIYAINSLRGLKRVFI, from the coding sequence ATGGAATTTGCTATCTTTGGAAAACATCTCTTCACCGATCTTGCTTTTAAACTCAAAGCACACAATCAAAAAGAAAGTAAAAAAGCCTTTAAAATCATAGAAAAAAATCAAAACAAATACTACTTTGTAGGCTATATCCAATATGAATTTCACAAATACCTAGAAGACAAAAACTATCAAAGCAAAGAACCTTTTTTGTATTTTTTTGCTTACAAAACACGTAAAAAATTCTCAAACAAAACACAAGCTTTAGATTTTTATCCGCAATTTACCCGCGAACTTGACCAAGAGCAGTATTTTCAAAATTTTGAAAAAGTCAAACAAGCCATCGCAAAAGGACAAAGCTACCAAGTCAATCTCACTCAAGAATTACATTTACAATCCAATCTTAACATGTATGAGAGTTTTTTAAGTCTTTATTCTAAACAAGACACTCCTTATAAAGCCTATATGAAAAATGAATTCTTAGAACTTGCTTCTTTTTCACCTGAGCTTTTTTTTAAAATCAAAAACAACAAAATCACCACAAAACCTATGAAAGGCACCATTAAACGCTCAGGCGACCCTGAAGAGGATGAAAATTTCAAAGCTTTTTTAAAACAAGATGAAAAAACCATCAGTGAAAATGTCATGATCGTGGACTTACTACGCAATGACATATCTAAACTAATCAAGAAAAATTCCCTAAAATGTAAACTTTTTGAAGTCAAAACCTACCCCACTTTACACCAACTCATCTCAAAAATCAGCGGCACACTCAAGCCAAAAAGCACTTATTTTAAAATTTTTAAAGCCTTGTTTCCTTGTGGTTCTATCACCGGTGCGCCCAAACTAGAAACAATCAAACTCATACAAAGCCTAGAGCAAAGAGAACGTGGTATATACTGTGGAGCTATAGGCTTCATCCATAAAAATAAAGCCAAATTTAGCGTAGCCATACGCACCTTAGAACAAAAAAATCACGAAAACCATCTAAAATACGGCGTAGGCAGTGGGCTTGTATGGGACTCACAAAAGCAAGATGAGCTAGAAGAACTCAAACTCAAAAGCAAAATTCTAAAGCCTGATTTTTATTTATTTGAAACGATGTATTATAAAGATCATTTTGTCTTATTTTTTAAAGAACACTTGACAAGACTACTAAATTCGGCTAAATTTTTTGACTTTAACACACAAAAAATCATGCATGATTTTAAAAACATACTTACCCAAAAAGATAAAAAAACGCACTTTAAATCTCTACAAAGCTTCAACGAAGCAGTTTTCAATAAAGCATTTTTTCTCACCAAAAGTCACTTTAACCCAAAAGGCCAAAAAGCTCTCAAACTAAAGCTTTTTAAAAACGGCTCTTATGAGTTAGAATTTAGTGACTTGCATAACAACCCTAGCACCAAAATACTCCTAAGCAAAGACAAGCTAAAGCCAACTCTTCTTACTCATCACAAAACATCTTTGCGTAGCTTATACCAAGCCCATGCACCTTTATGGCAAAAGCACCACTGTTATGATGTTGTTTTTTTCAATGACCAAAACTTACTTTGCGAAGGATCAAGAACCAATATCATCGTTAAAATCCACAATGAGTATTTTACTCCTTATGCAAAACACTGCCTAAATGGCATATACCGACAAGCACTTTTAAAACACAAACTCATCAAAGAAAAAAACATCACTCAAGATGAACTTTTAAATGCTGAAGAAATTTACGCCATCAACTCTTTAAGAGGTTTAAAAAGGGTGTTTATATGA
- a CDS encoding anthranilate synthase component II, translating to MKVLIIDNYDSFTYTIAFYLKELNIPYQIIQNDQFKNPKKLEKYNFTHLLISPGPNSPKESKLSLKAIKHFKKTKKILGICLGHQCIAHAFGGKISKLPNPTHGKVKTIKFKPNPLFKNLEQNFKICLYHSLYVSHIGKKCEILAHNEDNIIMALKHKKYDIYGVQFHPEAILSQNGKKLLKNFFVI from the coding sequence ATGAAAGTTTTAATCATAGACAATTACGACTCATTTACCTATACCATTGCTTTTTATCTCAAAGAACTAAACATTCCTTATCAGATCATACAAAATGATCAATTCAAAAATCCCAAAAAACTTGAAAAATACAACTTCACTCATCTTTTAATCTCCCCAGGTCCCAACTCTCCAAAAGAGTCTAAGCTAAGCTTAAAAGCCATTAAACACTTTAAAAAAACTAAAAAAATTCTTGGTATCTGTCTAGGACATCAGTGTATAGCCCATGCTTTTGGTGGCAAAATTTCAAAACTCCCCAACCCAACCCACGGTAAAGTAAAAACTATAAAATTTAAACCAAATCCACTTTTTAAAAATCTTGAACAAAATTTTAAAATTTGTTTATATCACTCTCTTTATGTTAGCCATATAGGCAAAAAATGCGAAATTTTAGCCCACAACGAAGACAATATCATCATGGCTTTAAAACATAAAAAATACGACATCTATGGAGTACAATTCCACCCCGAAGCCATACTAAGCCAAAATGGAAAAAAGCTGCTTAAAAATTTCTTTGTTATATAA
- a CDS encoding autotransporter outer membrane beta-barrel domain-containing protein: MVNSSANNVTIDNQGVIKGSVSGIKVEGSTANKVTNSGTIQGGSHYGVFASGGATIHSIENSGLINGQSGIFIHASKTGTINNSGAINGTKDYGVMAYNSNIDSLNNQGEIYGRYGILAQENASIKTIKNQGSIIGNHGIYFHYSNIQTIDNQGLIFGNTGGVYIEGVNNSINHIKAEGENAIIAGGTTGIKIFNKSTIGSNDKSPNTNAIDLDNGAVIASATVKDDKLTYNPNGTALQNDGTIKGNINLNNESKIIGSVLNKNTITGNITLNGKSYITSINNEKTIQGSIDLKGNSQIGTIFNEGTIEKGIHLDQSFISSIENKGTINGDGITLANKSQVGSIINHEGAKADLDLKGGSFVGSITNNGDMTITRDDTSKIGIFNNHGNINNEFENKDNLDVLMNDEGAILEKGLDNSGKINSGIDNKGTIQQTLANSGSITIIDNKGNIESISNLANTKTKDNKDKAHIGTIINSGTISHVKMPLATLDDTANMDHAYAIYNNGTIDFLYNQANAVINGGINNEGSMNIINHGSIHNGITNTGTITLSSNFTPSFNKASEHNNGFIGKNNNGHQLENNNKGKISIDGWYFNALEYTKDNNQRLENSIIIGGDNLGGIYADNIYVNTKDLVLNQIYDSNTFFADKNGNSQGNETNNGAGVDASNIHSISGIYNFVNVGKGQYAAVVDTKELSGKTLAKSMVYASRLRAINISNMLRDITSQNFQTEFSQALNMQLSKQGEAYGNDADLLAELEDIFIPNKNPHAKNHTFLLPYYNHSNIKIGKTTGHLKVNTSGLIGGSQRELPKDYGVIGFYLGYEDSKKEQARQRLRFDDKTYYGGLTYYGVLARDGINQYYLSARTILDYTQSDIEKSYQSLPVSVESDTKVYGYGAEIKLGANYYNTLDIARISPELGLSYYGMSNKNFSLYHLGGTKEHYLAEQFNFIDASAALKWYKPWSDKLRTNLTMGAIVNLYNDAKGNLKLGTNHLSAKVETSKYYGFGQLGLSYAIAHNADLSLNYAGAFTFDDTSSHTMFLKLGLWW; encoded by the coding sequence TTGGTAAATAGTAGTGCTAATAATGTAACCATTGATAATCAAGGAGTGATTAAAGGTAGTGTTAGTGGTATCAAAGTAGAAGGAAGCACGGCAAATAAAGTAACCAATAGTGGCACTATACAAGGTGGAAGCCACTATGGGGTATTTGCTAGCGGTGGAGCCACTATTCATAGTATTGAAAATAGCGGTTTAATAAATGGACAATCAGGTATATTTATACATGCTTCAAAAACTGGAACAATTAACAACAGCGGAGCTATTAATGGAACAAAAGATTACGGTGTTATGGCTTATAATTCCAACATTGATTCTTTAAATAACCAAGGAGAAATATACGGAAGATACGGTATTTTAGCTCAAGAAAATGCTTCTATTAAAACAATTAAAAATCAAGGCAGTATTATAGGAAACCATGGTATTTATTTTCATTATAGCAATATTCAAACCATTGACAATCAAGGACTTATATTTGGAAATACAGGAGGGGTTTATATAGAAGGTGTAAATAACTCTATAAACCATATCAAAGCAGAAGGTGAAAACGCTATCATTGCAGGAGGCACTACAGGGATTAAAATCTTCAACAAAAGCACCATCGGCTCAAATGATAAATCCCCTAACACCAACGCTATTGATCTAGACAATGGCGCAGTAATTGCCTCAGCTACAGTTAAAGATGATAAATTAACATACAACCCAAATGGCACAGCCTTGCAAAATGATGGCACTATTAAGGGCAATATCAATCTTAACAATGAATCTAAAATCATTGGTTCTGTTTTAAATAAAAACACTATCACAGGCAATATCACTCTTAATGGTAAGTCTTATATCACTTCCATTAACAATGAAAAAACCATCCAAGGTTCTATAGACTTAAAAGGTAATTCTCAAATAGGCACTATCTTTAACGAAGGCACCATTGAAAAAGGTATCCATCTAGATCAAAGCTTTATATCTTCTATAGAAAATAAAGGCACTATTAATGGTGATGGTATCACACTAGCAAATAAAAGTCAAGTAGGTTCTATCATTAACCATGAGGGTGCTAAAGCTGATTTAGACTTAAAAGGAGGCTCTTTTGTAGGTTCTATCACTAACAATGGTGATATGACAATCACTAGAGATGATACAAGTAAGATAGGTATATTTAATAATCATGGTAATATAAACAATGAATTTGAAAACAAAGATAATTTAGATGTCTTGATGAATGATGAGGGTGCTATCTTAGAAAAAGGTTTAGATAATAGTGGAAAAATCAATTCAGGTATTGATAATAAAGGTACTATCCAACAAACTCTAGCCAATAGCGGCTCTATTACCATTATAGACAACAAAGGCAATATAGAAAGCATTAGCAATCTAGCAAATACAAAAACTAAAGACAATAAAGACAAAGCCCATATTGGAACTATCATCAACTCAGGAACCATTAGCCATGTTAAAATGCCTTTAGCAACACTAGATGATACAGCTAATATGGATCATGCTTATGCTATTTATAATAATGGCACAATAGACTTTTTATATAATCAAGCTAATGCTGTCATTAATGGAGGCATTAACAATGAAGGCTCTATGAATATCATCAATCATGGTAGCATACACAATGGTATTACAAATACAGGTACTATTACACTTAGTTCTAATTTTACTCCAAGCTTTAACAAAGCAAGTGAACATAATAATGGCTTTATTGGTAAAAATAACAATGGCCACCAATTAGAAAACAATAATAAGGGTAAAATTAGCATAGATGGTTGGTATTTTAATGCTTTAGAATATACTAAAGATAACAACCAAAGATTAGAAAATTCTATCATCATAGGTGGAGATAATCTAGGTGGTATTTATGCAGATAATATTTATGTTAATACTAAAGATTTAGTATTAAATCAAATCTATGATAGTAATACTTTCTTTGCAGATAAAAATGGAAATAGCCAAGGAAATGAAACTAACAATGGTGCAGGTGTAGATGCAAGCAATATCCATAGCATTAGTGGAATTTATAACTTTGTGAATGTAGGTAAGGGTCAATATGCAGCCGTAGTAGATACTAAAGAACTTAGTGGTAAAACCTTAGCAAAGTCTATGGTATATGCTTCAAGATTAAGAGCGATTAATATCTCTAATATGTTAAGAGACATCACCTCTCAAAACTTCCAAACAGAATTCTCTCAAGCATTAAATATGCAATTATCTAAACAAGGTGAAGCTTATGGTAATGATGCAGACTTATTAGCAGAATTAGAAGACATCTTCATTCCTAATAAAAACCCACATGCAAAAAACCATACTTTCTTATTGCCTTATTATAATCACTCTAATATCAAGATAGGAAAAACAACAGGTCATTTAAAGGTTAATACTAGTGGTTTAATAGGAGGTTCTCAAAGAGAACTACCTAAAGACTATGGTGTGATAGGTTTTTATCTAGGATATGAAGATAGTAAAAAAGAACAAGCTAGACAAAGACTAAGATTTGATGATAAAACATACTATGGTGGTTTAACTTATTATGGAGTATTAGCAAGAGATGGGATTAATCAATACTATCTTAGTGCTAGAACAATCTTAGATTATACTCAAAGTGATATAGAAAAAAGCTATCAAAGCTTACCTGTTAGTGTAGAAAGTGATACTAAGGTATATGGTTATGGAGCAGAAATTAAACTAGGTGCAAATTATTATAATACTTTAGATATTGCAAGAATTTCTCCTGAGCTTGGTCTTAGTTATTATGGTATGAGTAATAAAAACTTTTCTCTTTATCACTTAGGTGGAACAAAAGAACACTACCTAGCAGAACAGTTTAATTTTATTGATGCAAGTGCTGCTTTAAAATGGTATAAACCATGGAGTGATAAATTAAGAACCAATCTTACTATGGGAGCTATTGTAAACTTATACAATGATGCAAAAGGAAATTTAAAACTAGGCACTAATCATCTTAGTGCAAAAGTAGAAACTTCAAAGTATTATGGGTTTGGACAATTAGGTCTTTCTTATGCTATAGCACATAATGCTGACTTATCACTCAATTATGCAGGTGCATTTACCTTTGATGATACTAGTTCACATACGATGTTTTTAAAACTAGGTTTATGGTGGTAA
- a CDS encoding Spx/MgsR family RNA polymerase-binding regulatory protein: MLKFYGIKNCGSVKKAMDYLNSKQIELEFLDIKKLDEETLEFWLSKRSVLELVNTAGTSARKIGLNKEKLQSLSQDEIKAMILQSPTLIKRPLIVKDGEVFIAKEYESF; encoded by the coding sequence ATGTTAAAATTTTATGGTATTAAAAATTGTGGTAGTGTTAAAAAAGCTATGGATTATTTAAATTCCAAGCAAATTGAATTAGAGTTTTTGGATATTAAAAAGCTAGATGAGGAAACTTTGGAATTTTGGCTTAGCAAAAGAAGTGTTTTAGAGCTTGTCAACACAGCAGGTACGAGTGCTAGAAAAATAGGGCTAAACAAAGAAAAACTTCAAAGCCTAAGTCAAGATGAGATTAAAGCGATGATTTTGCAAAGTCCTACACTTATAAAACGTCCATTGATTGTGAAAGATGGTGAGGTTTTCATCGCTAAAGAGTATGAGAGCTTCTAA